A genomic region of Larimichthys crocea isolate SSNF unplaced genomic scaffold, L_crocea_2.0 scaffold377, whole genome shotgun sequence contains the following coding sequences:
- the LOC113744046 gene encoding cold shock domain-containing protein E1 isoform X12 — MSFDPGMLHNNGHTAYANGTGPGIRETGVVEKLLTSYGFIQCSERQARLFFHCSQYNGNLQELKIGDDVEFEVSSDRRTGKPIAVKLLKIKPEVLPEERISGQVGPDLHAYPFTVLHGYIHPVVSAIPVHLDGKSAPGQVPTGSVCYERNGWCGLSQEVFYLTYTPDDVEGNIHLDTGDKVSFYMETNKHTGAVSARNIQLVKKKQMRCQGVVCATKEAFGFIERADVVKEIFFHYSEFKGDLEALQAGDDVEFTIKDRNGKEVATDVRLLPQGTVIFEDISIEQFEGTVVKVIPKVPTKNQNDPLPGRISARIGFTDKELPFGEKDTKSKVTLLEGDHIQFNISTDRRDKLERATNIDILPDTFNFTKETREMGVIAAIRDGFGFIKCVDRDARMFFHFSEVLEESQLHISDEVEFTVVPVGPVYKLFTKDMLSAQRNHAVRIKKLPKGTVSFHTQSEQRFVGVVEKEVATTNKNASPTKSKEKKKDKGKVVEKEAEEGVIAYEDCGVKLTVPYHTKDLEGGGHPLVGDKVEFSINEVKRTGQQSAVSIRVLNRNASNAKRLHGFVATLKDNFGFIETANHDQEIFFHYSEMCGDLENLELGDTVEYTLSKGKGNKVSAEKVTKVAAVNGIGEDVGTTVMMGKVIRPLRSVDPSQTEYQGLIEVTEEGGTKGQNYPFGIMGMANKADCLQKGELVKFQVCTVAQTGQKMACNVVPQRRAMVECVKDQFGFITYEVGESKKLFFHVKEVQDGLELQTGDEVEFSVVLNQRTGKCSACNVRRVSEGPKPVVTPRPDRLVNRLKSITLDDASAPRLVIVRQPRGPDNSKGFNVERKTRQPGVID; from the exons aTGAGTTTTGACCCAGGTATGCTCCATAACAATGGACACACTGCATACGCCAACGGCACAGGGCCTGGCATAAGAGAGACTGGTGTGGTGGAGAAGCTCCTAACGTCTTACGGGTTCATCCAGTGCTCCGAACGCCAGGCTCGGCTGTTTTTCCACTGTTCCCAGTACAATGGCAACCTGCAGGAGCTTAAAATAGGAG ATGATGTAGAGTTTGAGGTATCCTCTGACAGGCGCACTGGCAAGCCCATAGCAGTGAAGCTGCTTAAGATAAAGCCAGAGGTGCTGCCAGAGGAGCGGATCTCGGGCCAGGTGGGGCCAGACCTGCACGCCTATCCCTTTACTGTGCTGCATGGTTATATTCATCCA GTTGTCTCAGCAATCCCAGTGCACTTGGATGGAAAATCTGCTCCCGGCCAGGTGCCCACCGGCAGTGTTTGTTATGAAAGAAACGGG TGGTGTGGCCTTTCACAGGAGGTGTTCTACCTTACCTACACTCCTGACGACGTAGAGGGTAACATCCACCTGGACACGGGCGACAAAGTCAGCTTTTACATGGAGACCAACAAGCA TACTGGTGCGGTCAGTGCTCGCAATATTCAACTTGTGAAGAAAAAGCAAATGAGATGCCAGGGTGTGGTGTGTGCCACAAAG GAGGCCTTTGGGTTCATTGAGAGGGCCGACGTGGTGAAGGAGATCTTCTTTCACTACAGCGAGTTCAAGGGTGATCTAGAGGCTCTGCAGGCTGGAGATGATGTCGAGTTCACCATCAAAGACCGAAAT GGTAAAGAAGTGGCCACAGATGTGAGGCTGCTCCCCCAAGGAACAGTCATCTTTGAAGATATCAGCATTGAGCAGTTTGAAGGCACTGTCGTCAAGGTCATTCCCAAGGTTCCCACCAAAAACCAG AACGATCCTCTGCCAGGTCGCATCAGTGCCCGGATTGGTTTCACTGACAAGGAACTGCCATTCGGCGAGAAGGACACAAAGTCCAAGGTGACCCTGTTGGAGGGAGATCACATCCAGTTCAACATCTCCACCGACCGCAGAGACAAGCTGGAAAGGGCTACCAACATCGACATCCTCCCTGACACCTTCAACTTCACCAAGGAGACCCGTGAAATG GGGGTGATTGCGGCTATACGCGATGGCTTTGGATTCATCAAGTGTGTGGATCGGGATGCCAGGATGTTCTTTCACTTCAGTGAAGTCCTAGAGGAGAGCCAACTGCACATCTCCGATGAAGTGGAGTTCACTGTTGTGCCTGTAGGTCCTGTTTATAAGCTTTTCACAAAA GACATGCTGTCTGCTCAGAGGAACCATGCCGTGCGCATCAAGAAGCTGCCCAAGGGCACAGTGTCCTTCCATACCCAGTCTGAGCAGCGCTTTGTGGGTGTGGTGGAGAAGGAAGTGGCAACCACCAATAAGAATGCCAGTCCCACCAAGAGCAAGGAAAAG AAAAAAGACAAG GGTAAAGTTGTAGAAAAG GAAGCTGAGGAAGGAGTTATTGCGTATGAAGACTGCGGAGTGAAGCTCACTGTGCCATACCATACCAAGGACCTGGAGGGAGGTGGTCACCCACTGGTTGGAGACAAG GTGGAGTTCTCCATCAATGAAGTGAAGCGAACTGGCCAGCAGAGTGCAGTCTCCATCAGAGTCCTCAACCGTAATGCCTCCAACGCAAAGAGACTGCATGGATTTGTTGCCACACTGAAGGACAACTTTGGCTTCATTGAGACAGCAAATCATGACCAGGAGATTTTCTTTCACTACAG TGAAATGTGTGGAGACTTGGAGAACCTGGAGCTGGGTGACACGGTGGAGTACACTCTCTCtaaaggaaaaggaaacaaagtcaGTGCTGAAAAGGTTACCAAAGTAGCTGCAG TGAATGGTATTGGTGAGGATGTTGGTACAACAGTGATGATGGGGAAAGTCATCCGTCCCTTACGTAGTGTGGACCCCTCCCAGACAGAATATCAAGGGCTTATTGAAGTCACAGAGGAAG GTGGAACTAAAGGCCAGAATTATCCCTTTGGAATCATGGGTATGGCAAACAAGGCAGATTGTCTGCAGAAAGGAGAACTTGTGAAGTTTCAGGTTTGCACAGTCGCCCAAACTGGACAGAAGATGGCCTGCAATGTGGTTCCTCAGCGCAGAGCCATGGTGGAGTGTGTCAAAGATCAG TTTGGCTTCATCACGTATGAAGTTGGTGAAAGCAAGAAGTTGTTCTTCCATGTAAAAGAAGTGCAAGATGGCCTGGAGCTCCAGACCGGAGATGAGGTGGAGTTCTCAGTTGTCCTCAATCAACGCACAGGAAAATGTAGTGCCTGCAACGTACGCAGAGTCAG TGAGGGGCCTAAACCAGTGGTGACTCCGCGTCCTGATCGTCTGGTTAATCGTTTGAAGAGCATCACCCTTGACGATGCCAGTGCTCCTCGCCTGGTCATTGTACGACAGCCCCGTGGTCCTGACAATTCAAAG GGCTTCAATGTGGAGCGCAAGACCCGCCAGCCCGGTGTCATTGACTGA
- the LOC113744046 gene encoding cold shock domain-containing protein E1 isoform X5, which produces MERGSSEPPVARNTGSAPSSSTGPMPIPRSSSMSCHPHPGSKKHKRTPLYQRSMSFDPGMLHNNGHTAYANGTGPGIRETGVVEKLLTSYGFIQCSERQARLFFHCSQYNGNLQELKIGDDVEFEVSSDRRTGKPIAVKLLKIKPEVLPEERISGQVGPDLHAYPFTVLHGYIHPVVSAIPVHLDGKSAPGQVPTGSVCYERNGWCGLSQEVFYLTYTPDDVEGNIHLDTGDKVSFYMETNKHTGAVSARNIQLVKKKQMRCQGVVCATKEAFGFIERADVVKEIFFHYSEFKGDLEALQAGDDVEFTIKDRNGKEVATDVRLLPQGTVIFEDISIEQFEGTVVKVIPKVPTKNQNDPLPGRISARIGFTDKELPFGEKDTKSKVTLLEGDHIQFNISTDRRDKLERATNIDILPDTFNFTKETREMGVIAAIRDGFGFIKCVDRDARMFFHFSEVLEESQLHISDEVEFTVVPDMLSAQRNHAVRIKKLPKGTVSFHTQSEQRFVGVVEKEVATTNKNASPTKSKEKKKDKGKVVEKEAEEGVIAYEDCGVKLTVPYHTKDLEGGGHPLVGDKVEFSINEVKRTGQQSAVSIRVLNRNASNAKRLHGFVATLKDNFGFIETANHDQEIFFHYSEMCGDLENLELGDTVEYTLSKGKGNKVSAEKVTKVAAVNGIGEDVGTTVMMGKVIRPLRSVDPSQTEYQGLIEVTEEGGTKGQNYPFGIMGMANKADCLQKGELVKFQVCTVAQTGQKMACNVVPQRRAMVECVKDQFGFITYEVGESKKLFFHVKEVQDGLELQTGDEVEFSVVLNQRTGKCSACNVRRVSEGPKPVVTPRPDRLVNRLKSITLDDASAPRLVIVRQPRGPDNSKGFNVERKTRQPGVID; this is translated from the exons ATGGAAAGAGGCTCATCTGAACCTCCAGTGGCTCGCAACACTGGCTCTGCCCCATCTTCCTCCACTGGTCCCATGCCTATTCCCCGCTCCTCTTCCATGTCTTGCCATCCTCACCCAGGAAGTAAAAAACACAAGCGGACTCCCTTGTATCAGAGATCA aTGAGTTTTGACCCAGGTATGCTCCATAACAATGGACACACTGCATACGCCAACGGCACAGGGCCTGGCATAAGAGAGACTGGTGTGGTGGAGAAGCTCCTAACGTCTTACGGGTTCATCCAGTGCTCCGAACGCCAGGCTCGGCTGTTTTTCCACTGTTCCCAGTACAATGGCAACCTGCAGGAGCTTAAAATAGGAG ATGATGTAGAGTTTGAGGTATCCTCTGACAGGCGCACTGGCAAGCCCATAGCAGTGAAGCTGCTTAAGATAAAGCCAGAGGTGCTGCCAGAGGAGCGGATCTCGGGCCAGGTGGGGCCAGACCTGCACGCCTATCCCTTTACTGTGCTGCATGGTTATATTCATCCA GTTGTCTCAGCAATCCCAGTGCACTTGGATGGAAAATCTGCTCCCGGCCAGGTGCCCACCGGCAGTGTTTGTTATGAAAGAAACGGG TGGTGTGGCCTTTCACAGGAGGTGTTCTACCTTACCTACACTCCTGACGACGTAGAGGGTAACATCCACCTGGACACGGGCGACAAAGTCAGCTTTTACATGGAGACCAACAAGCA TACTGGTGCGGTCAGTGCTCGCAATATTCAACTTGTGAAGAAAAAGCAAATGAGATGCCAGGGTGTGGTGTGTGCCACAAAG GAGGCCTTTGGGTTCATTGAGAGGGCCGACGTGGTGAAGGAGATCTTCTTTCACTACAGCGAGTTCAAGGGTGATCTAGAGGCTCTGCAGGCTGGAGATGATGTCGAGTTCACCATCAAAGACCGAAAT GGTAAAGAAGTGGCCACAGATGTGAGGCTGCTCCCCCAAGGAACAGTCATCTTTGAAGATATCAGCATTGAGCAGTTTGAAGGCACTGTCGTCAAGGTCATTCCCAAGGTTCCCACCAAAAACCAG AACGATCCTCTGCCAGGTCGCATCAGTGCCCGGATTGGTTTCACTGACAAGGAACTGCCATTCGGCGAGAAGGACACAAAGTCCAAGGTGACCCTGTTGGAGGGAGATCACATCCAGTTCAACATCTCCACCGACCGCAGAGACAAGCTGGAAAGGGCTACCAACATCGACATCCTCCCTGACACCTTCAACTTCACCAAGGAGACCCGTGAAATG GGGGTGATTGCGGCTATACGCGATGGCTTTGGATTCATCAAGTGTGTGGATCGGGATGCCAGGATGTTCTTTCACTTCAGTGAAGTCCTAGAGGAGAGCCAACTGCACATCTCCGATGAAGTGGAGTTCACTGTTGTGCCT GACATGCTGTCTGCTCAGAGGAACCATGCCGTGCGCATCAAGAAGCTGCCCAAGGGCACAGTGTCCTTCCATACCCAGTCTGAGCAGCGCTTTGTGGGTGTGGTGGAGAAGGAAGTGGCAACCACCAATAAGAATGCCAGTCCCACCAAGAGCAAGGAAAAG AAAAAAGACAAG GGTAAAGTTGTAGAAAAG GAAGCTGAGGAAGGAGTTATTGCGTATGAAGACTGCGGAGTGAAGCTCACTGTGCCATACCATACCAAGGACCTGGAGGGAGGTGGTCACCCACTGGTTGGAGACAAG GTGGAGTTCTCCATCAATGAAGTGAAGCGAACTGGCCAGCAGAGTGCAGTCTCCATCAGAGTCCTCAACCGTAATGCCTCCAACGCAAAGAGACTGCATGGATTTGTTGCCACACTGAAGGACAACTTTGGCTTCATTGAGACAGCAAATCATGACCAGGAGATTTTCTTTCACTACAG TGAAATGTGTGGAGACTTGGAGAACCTGGAGCTGGGTGACACGGTGGAGTACACTCTCTCtaaaggaaaaggaaacaaagtcaGTGCTGAAAAGGTTACCAAAGTAGCTGCAG TGAATGGTATTGGTGAGGATGTTGGTACAACAGTGATGATGGGGAAAGTCATCCGTCCCTTACGTAGTGTGGACCCCTCCCAGACAGAATATCAAGGGCTTATTGAAGTCACAGAGGAAG GTGGAACTAAAGGCCAGAATTATCCCTTTGGAATCATGGGTATGGCAAACAAGGCAGATTGTCTGCAGAAAGGAGAACTTGTGAAGTTTCAGGTTTGCACAGTCGCCCAAACTGGACAGAAGATGGCCTGCAATGTGGTTCCTCAGCGCAGAGCCATGGTGGAGTGTGTCAAAGATCAG TTTGGCTTCATCACGTATGAAGTTGGTGAAAGCAAGAAGTTGTTCTTCCATGTAAAAGAAGTGCAAGATGGCCTGGAGCTCCAGACCGGAGATGAGGTGGAGTTCTCAGTTGTCCTCAATCAACGCACAGGAAAATGTAGTGCCTGCAACGTACGCAGAGTCAG TGAGGGGCCTAAACCAGTGGTGACTCCGCGTCCTGATCGTCTGGTTAATCGTTTGAAGAGCATCACCCTTGACGATGCCAGTGCTCCTCGCCTGGTCATTGTACGACAGCCCCGTGGTCCTGACAATTCAAAG GGCTTCAATGTGGAGCGCAAGACCCGCCAGCCCGGTGTCATTGACTGA
- the LOC113744046 gene encoding cold shock domain-containing protein E1 isoform X8 — MERGSSEPPVARNTGSAPSSSTGPMPIPRSSSMSCHPHPGSKKHKRTPLYQRSMSFDPGMLHNNGHTAYANGTGPGIRETGVVEKLLTSYGFIQCSERQARLFFHCSQYNGNLQELKIGDDVEFEVSSDRRTGKPIAVKLLKIKPEVLPEERISGQVGPDLHAYPFTVLHGYIHPVVSAIPVHLDGKSAPGQVPTGSVCYERNGWCGLSQEVFYLTYTPDDVEGNIHLDTGDKVSFYMETNKHTGAVSARNIQLVKKKQMRCQGVVCATKEAFGFIERADVVKEIFFHYSEFKGDLEALQAGDDVEFTIKDRNGKEVATDVRLLPQGTVIFEDISIEQFEGTVVKVIPKVPTKNQNDPLPGRISARIGFTDKELPFGEKDTKSKVTLLEGDHIQFNISTDRRDKLERATNIDILPDTFNFTKETREMGVIAAIRDGFGFIKCVDRDARMFFHFSEVLEESQLHISDEVEFTVVPDMLSAQRNHAVRIKKLPKGTVSFHTQSEQRFVGVVEKEVATTNKNASPTKSKEKEAEEGVIAYEDCGVKLTVPYHTKDLEGGGHPLVGDKVEFSINEVKRTGQQSAVSIRVLNRNASNAKRLHGFVATLKDNFGFIETANHDQEIFFHYSEMCGDLENLELGDTVEYTLSKGKGNKVSAEKVTKVAAVNGIGEDVGTTVMMGKVIRPLRSVDPSQTEYQGLIEVTEEGGTKGQNYPFGIMGMANKADCLQKGELVKFQVCTVAQTGQKMACNVVPQRRAMVECVKDQFGFITYEVGESKKLFFHVKEVQDGLELQTGDEVEFSVVLNQRTGKCSACNVRRVSEGPKPVVTPRPDRLVNRLKSITLDDASAPRLVIVRQPRGPDNSKGFNVERKTRQPGVID; from the exons ATGGAAAGAGGCTCATCTGAACCTCCAGTGGCTCGCAACACTGGCTCTGCCCCATCTTCCTCCACTGGTCCCATGCCTATTCCCCGCTCCTCTTCCATGTCTTGCCATCCTCACCCAGGAAGTAAAAAACACAAGCGGACTCCCTTGTATCAGAGATCA aTGAGTTTTGACCCAGGTATGCTCCATAACAATGGACACACTGCATACGCCAACGGCACAGGGCCTGGCATAAGAGAGACTGGTGTGGTGGAGAAGCTCCTAACGTCTTACGGGTTCATCCAGTGCTCCGAACGCCAGGCTCGGCTGTTTTTCCACTGTTCCCAGTACAATGGCAACCTGCAGGAGCTTAAAATAGGAG ATGATGTAGAGTTTGAGGTATCCTCTGACAGGCGCACTGGCAAGCCCATAGCAGTGAAGCTGCTTAAGATAAAGCCAGAGGTGCTGCCAGAGGAGCGGATCTCGGGCCAGGTGGGGCCAGACCTGCACGCCTATCCCTTTACTGTGCTGCATGGTTATATTCATCCA GTTGTCTCAGCAATCCCAGTGCACTTGGATGGAAAATCTGCTCCCGGCCAGGTGCCCACCGGCAGTGTTTGTTATGAAAGAAACGGG TGGTGTGGCCTTTCACAGGAGGTGTTCTACCTTACCTACACTCCTGACGACGTAGAGGGTAACATCCACCTGGACACGGGCGACAAAGTCAGCTTTTACATGGAGACCAACAAGCA TACTGGTGCGGTCAGTGCTCGCAATATTCAACTTGTGAAGAAAAAGCAAATGAGATGCCAGGGTGTGGTGTGTGCCACAAAG GAGGCCTTTGGGTTCATTGAGAGGGCCGACGTGGTGAAGGAGATCTTCTTTCACTACAGCGAGTTCAAGGGTGATCTAGAGGCTCTGCAGGCTGGAGATGATGTCGAGTTCACCATCAAAGACCGAAAT GGTAAAGAAGTGGCCACAGATGTGAGGCTGCTCCCCCAAGGAACAGTCATCTTTGAAGATATCAGCATTGAGCAGTTTGAAGGCACTGTCGTCAAGGTCATTCCCAAGGTTCCCACCAAAAACCAG AACGATCCTCTGCCAGGTCGCATCAGTGCCCGGATTGGTTTCACTGACAAGGAACTGCCATTCGGCGAGAAGGACACAAAGTCCAAGGTGACCCTGTTGGAGGGAGATCACATCCAGTTCAACATCTCCACCGACCGCAGAGACAAGCTGGAAAGGGCTACCAACATCGACATCCTCCCTGACACCTTCAACTTCACCAAGGAGACCCGTGAAATG GGGGTGATTGCGGCTATACGCGATGGCTTTGGATTCATCAAGTGTGTGGATCGGGATGCCAGGATGTTCTTTCACTTCAGTGAAGTCCTAGAGGAGAGCCAACTGCACATCTCCGATGAAGTGGAGTTCACTGTTGTGCCT GACATGCTGTCTGCTCAGAGGAACCATGCCGTGCGCATCAAGAAGCTGCCCAAGGGCACAGTGTCCTTCCATACCCAGTCTGAGCAGCGCTTTGTGGGTGTGGTGGAGAAGGAAGTGGCAACCACCAATAAGAATGCCAGTCCCACCAAGAGCAAGGAAAAG GAAGCTGAGGAAGGAGTTATTGCGTATGAAGACTGCGGAGTGAAGCTCACTGTGCCATACCATACCAAGGACCTGGAGGGAGGTGGTCACCCACTGGTTGGAGACAAG GTGGAGTTCTCCATCAATGAAGTGAAGCGAACTGGCCAGCAGAGTGCAGTCTCCATCAGAGTCCTCAACCGTAATGCCTCCAACGCAAAGAGACTGCATGGATTTGTTGCCACACTGAAGGACAACTTTGGCTTCATTGAGACAGCAAATCATGACCAGGAGATTTTCTTTCACTACAG TGAAATGTGTGGAGACTTGGAGAACCTGGAGCTGGGTGACACGGTGGAGTACACTCTCTCtaaaggaaaaggaaacaaagtcaGTGCTGAAAAGGTTACCAAAGTAGCTGCAG TGAATGGTATTGGTGAGGATGTTGGTACAACAGTGATGATGGGGAAAGTCATCCGTCCCTTACGTAGTGTGGACCCCTCCCAGACAGAATATCAAGGGCTTATTGAAGTCACAGAGGAAG GTGGAACTAAAGGCCAGAATTATCCCTTTGGAATCATGGGTATGGCAAACAAGGCAGATTGTCTGCAGAAAGGAGAACTTGTGAAGTTTCAGGTTTGCACAGTCGCCCAAACTGGACAGAAGATGGCCTGCAATGTGGTTCCTCAGCGCAGAGCCATGGTGGAGTGTGTCAAAGATCAG TTTGGCTTCATCACGTATGAAGTTGGTGAAAGCAAGAAGTTGTTCTTCCATGTAAAAGAAGTGCAAGATGGCCTGGAGCTCCAGACCGGAGATGAGGTGGAGTTCTCAGTTGTCCTCAATCAACGCACAGGAAAATGTAGTGCCTGCAACGTACGCAGAGTCAG TGAGGGGCCTAAACCAGTGGTGACTCCGCGTCCTGATCGTCTGGTTAATCGTTTGAAGAGCATCACCCTTGACGATGCCAGTGCTCCTCGCCTGGTCATTGTACGACAGCCCCGTGGTCCTGACAATTCAAAG GGCTTCAATGTGGAGCGCAAGACCCGCCAGCCCGGTGTCATTGACTGA
- the LOC113744046 gene encoding cold shock domain-containing protein E1 isoform X10 encodes MERGSSEPPVARNTGSAPSSSTGPMPIPRSSSMSCHPHPGSKKHKRTPLYQRSMSFDPGMLHNNGHTAYANGTGPGIRETGVVEKLLTSYGFIQCSERQARLFFHCSQYNGNLQELKIGDDVEFEVSSDRRTGKPIAVKLLKIKPEVLPEERISGQVGPDLHAYPFTVLHGYIHPVVSAIPVHLDGKSAPGQVPTGSVCYERNGEVFYLTYTPDDVEGNIHLDTGDKVSFYMETNKHTGAVSARNIQLVKKKQMRCQGVVCATKEAFGFIERADVVKEIFFHYSEFKGDLEALQAGDDVEFTIKDRNGKEVATDVRLLPQGTVIFEDISIEQFEGTVVKVIPKVPTKNQNDPLPGRISARIGFTDKELPFGEKDTKSKVTLLEGDHIQFNISTDRRDKLERATNIDILPDTFNFTKETREMGVIAAIRDGFGFIKCVDRDARMFFHFSEVLEESQLHISDEVEFTVVPDMLSAQRNHAVRIKKLPKGTVSFHTQSEQRFVGVVEKEVATTNKNASPTKSKEKEAEEGVIAYEDCGVKLTVPYHTKDLEGGGHPLVGDKVEFSINEVKRTGQQSAVSIRVLNRNASNAKRLHGFVATLKDNFGFIETANHDQEIFFHYSEMCGDLENLELGDTVEYTLSKGKGNKVSAEKVTKVAAVNGIGEDVGTTVMMGKVIRPLRSVDPSQTEYQGLIEVTEEGGTKGQNYPFGIMGMANKADCLQKGELVKFQVCTVAQTGQKMACNVVPQRRAMVECVKDQFGFITYEVGESKKLFFHVKEVQDGLELQTGDEVEFSVVLNQRTGKCSACNVRRVSEGPKPVVTPRPDRLVNRLKSITLDDASAPRLVIVRQPRGPDNSKGFNVERKTRQPGVID; translated from the exons ATGGAAAGAGGCTCATCTGAACCTCCAGTGGCTCGCAACACTGGCTCTGCCCCATCTTCCTCCACTGGTCCCATGCCTATTCCCCGCTCCTCTTCCATGTCTTGCCATCCTCACCCAGGAAGTAAAAAACACAAGCGGACTCCCTTGTATCAGAGATCA aTGAGTTTTGACCCAGGTATGCTCCATAACAATGGACACACTGCATACGCCAACGGCACAGGGCCTGGCATAAGAGAGACTGGTGTGGTGGAGAAGCTCCTAACGTCTTACGGGTTCATCCAGTGCTCCGAACGCCAGGCTCGGCTGTTTTTCCACTGTTCCCAGTACAATGGCAACCTGCAGGAGCTTAAAATAGGAG ATGATGTAGAGTTTGAGGTATCCTCTGACAGGCGCACTGGCAAGCCCATAGCAGTGAAGCTGCTTAAGATAAAGCCAGAGGTGCTGCCAGAGGAGCGGATCTCGGGCCAGGTGGGGCCAGACCTGCACGCCTATCCCTTTACTGTGCTGCATGGTTATATTCATCCA GTTGTCTCAGCAATCCCAGTGCACTTGGATGGAAAATCTGCTCCCGGCCAGGTGCCCACCGGCAGTGTTTGTTATGAAAGAAACGGG GAGGTGTTCTACCTTACCTACACTCCTGACGACGTAGAGGGTAACATCCACCTGGACACGGGCGACAAAGTCAGCTTTTACATGGAGACCAACAAGCA TACTGGTGCGGTCAGTGCTCGCAATATTCAACTTGTGAAGAAAAAGCAAATGAGATGCCAGGGTGTGGTGTGTGCCACAAAG GAGGCCTTTGGGTTCATTGAGAGGGCCGACGTGGTGAAGGAGATCTTCTTTCACTACAGCGAGTTCAAGGGTGATCTAGAGGCTCTGCAGGCTGGAGATGATGTCGAGTTCACCATCAAAGACCGAAAT GGTAAAGAAGTGGCCACAGATGTGAGGCTGCTCCCCCAAGGAACAGTCATCTTTGAAGATATCAGCATTGAGCAGTTTGAAGGCACTGTCGTCAAGGTCATTCCCAAGGTTCCCACCAAAAACCAG AACGATCCTCTGCCAGGTCGCATCAGTGCCCGGATTGGTTTCACTGACAAGGAACTGCCATTCGGCGAGAAGGACACAAAGTCCAAGGTGACCCTGTTGGAGGGAGATCACATCCAGTTCAACATCTCCACCGACCGCAGAGACAAGCTGGAAAGGGCTACCAACATCGACATCCTCCCTGACACCTTCAACTTCACCAAGGAGACCCGTGAAATG GGGGTGATTGCGGCTATACGCGATGGCTTTGGATTCATCAAGTGTGTGGATCGGGATGCCAGGATGTTCTTTCACTTCAGTGAAGTCCTAGAGGAGAGCCAACTGCACATCTCCGATGAAGTGGAGTTCACTGTTGTGCCT GACATGCTGTCTGCTCAGAGGAACCATGCCGTGCGCATCAAGAAGCTGCCCAAGGGCACAGTGTCCTTCCATACCCAGTCTGAGCAGCGCTTTGTGGGTGTGGTGGAGAAGGAAGTGGCAACCACCAATAAGAATGCCAGTCCCACCAAGAGCAAGGAAAAG GAAGCTGAGGAAGGAGTTATTGCGTATGAAGACTGCGGAGTGAAGCTCACTGTGCCATACCATACCAAGGACCTGGAGGGAGGTGGTCACCCACTGGTTGGAGACAAG GTGGAGTTCTCCATCAATGAAGTGAAGCGAACTGGCCAGCAGAGTGCAGTCTCCATCAGAGTCCTCAACCGTAATGCCTCCAACGCAAAGAGACTGCATGGATTTGTTGCCACACTGAAGGACAACTTTGGCTTCATTGAGACAGCAAATCATGACCAGGAGATTTTCTTTCACTACAG TGAAATGTGTGGAGACTTGGAGAACCTGGAGCTGGGTGACACGGTGGAGTACACTCTCTCtaaaggaaaaggaaacaaagtcaGTGCTGAAAAGGTTACCAAAGTAGCTGCAG TGAATGGTATTGGTGAGGATGTTGGTACAACAGTGATGATGGGGAAAGTCATCCGTCCCTTACGTAGTGTGGACCCCTCCCAGACAGAATATCAAGGGCTTATTGAAGTCACAGAGGAAG GTGGAACTAAAGGCCAGAATTATCCCTTTGGAATCATGGGTATGGCAAACAAGGCAGATTGTCTGCAGAAAGGAGAACTTGTGAAGTTTCAGGTTTGCACAGTCGCCCAAACTGGACAGAAGATGGCCTGCAATGTGGTTCCTCAGCGCAGAGCCATGGTGGAGTGTGTCAAAGATCAG TTTGGCTTCATCACGTATGAAGTTGGTGAAAGCAAGAAGTTGTTCTTCCATGTAAAAGAAGTGCAAGATGGCCTGGAGCTCCAGACCGGAGATGAGGTGGAGTTCTCAGTTGTCCTCAATCAACGCACAGGAAAATGTAGTGCCTGCAACGTACGCAGAGTCAG TGAGGGGCCTAAACCAGTGGTGACTCCGCGTCCTGATCGTCTGGTTAATCGTTTGAAGAGCATCACCCTTGACGATGCCAGTGCTCCTCGCCTGGTCATTGTACGACAGCCCCGTGGTCCTGACAATTCAAAG GGCTTCAATGTGGAGCGCAAGACCCGCCAGCCCGGTGTCATTGACTGA